One segment of Osmerus mordax isolate fOsmMor3 chromosome 28, fOsmMor3.pri, whole genome shotgun sequence DNA contains the following:
- the adam9a gene encoding disintegrin and metalloproteinase domain-containing protein 9 isoform X2: MGITLFSHQCFQIVCLVALLNGIGDCSEGPSSSQTSQFSSYEVTVPRRVDKHRRDLDSTEAERVSYVISAQGEEHVVILEKNELLLPEDFTVYTYSEGGTLFTQRPSMQDHCQYRGYVLDQEGSSVAMSICNGLRGVLHMGNSSYGIEPLESSSANQHLWYRLEDVRSQPLVCGTPHTEHAHTDEHTHSDTHRETVSHHLRRKRAVLHKTHYVELLLVVDNERFIYMHRNQTAVRAEMVHLANFIDSMYVELNVRIVLVGLEIWSHQNPISTEGGAGEVLTRFTQWREQELVPRRRHDSAQLILNKSFGATAGMAFVGTVCSRSHGGGINAFTNNNIPAFASIVAHELGHNLGMNHDDGRECHCGVPFCIMNSGATGSRNFSSCSADDFEKMILNSGGNCLLNIPRPDEAYSAPFCGNKLVDVGEECDCGSDKECEKDPCCEAKTCKLKSGAQCAFGACCKNCQFLPGGAVCRASNDDCDLTEYCNGSSALCQNDVFKQNGHPCRDQKAYCYNGKCQHYDGQCQAIFGSKAKAAPETCFQDVNSKGDRFGNCGYQTYGYKKCEKKNAMCGKLQCSNVQSVTVFGIEPSIIQTPISGTKCWGVDFLLGSDVPDPGMVNEGTKCKENQVCLNYECRNANVLNYDCDVEKKCHGHGVCNSNRNCHCDNDWAPPFCEVKGYGGSIDSGPTWNDKDTSTRDGLLVFFFLVLPLMALCAFVFFRRNELQRRFCRRKRSQGFEANSQPLANPGRGPPPRGNPPPRGGNTNNIVKDGVVQTSRTASVPAYAARPPPPLLGRPSAPSSQLVPQRAAPPPPV; the protein is encoded by the exons gtgtCCTATGTAATCAGTGCCCAAGGCGAAGAGCATGTCGTCATATTGGAGAAAAACGA ACTCCTACTTCCTGAGGACTTCACAGTGTACACCTACTCTGAGGGTGGGACGTTATTCACGCAGCGACCCTCCATGCAG GACCACTGTCAGTACCGGGGTTACGTCCTGGACCAGGAAGGCTCCTCCGTAGCCATGAGCATCTGCAACGGTCTCAG AGGCGTTCTCCATATGGGAAATTCCAGCTATGGCATCGAGCCCCTGGAGTCCTCCTCAGCCAATCAGCACCTGTGGTACCGGCTAGAGGATGTGAGGTCACAACCGCTGGTGTGTGGCACGCCTCACACTGAGCATGCTCACACTGATGAGCACacccactctgacacacacagagagactgtcAGCCACCACCTGAGG AGAAAGCGTGCTGTGCTTCACAAGACCCACTACGTGGAGCTCCTGCTGGTGGTGGACAACGAGAGG TTCATCTATATGCACAGGAACCAGACAGCTGTGAGAGCAGAGATGGTCCACTTGGCCAACTTCATTGACAGT ATGTATGTGGAGTTGAATGTGCGGATCGTGCTGGTGGGCCTGGAGATCTGGTCCCACCAGAACCCCATCAGCACCGAGGGCGGCGCGGGGGAGGTCCTGACCCGCTTCACCCAGTGGAGGGAGCAGGAGCTGGTGCCACGGCGACGACACGACAGCGCCCAGCTCATTCT GAATAAGAGTTTTGGAGCGACAGCAGGCATGGCGTTCGTGGGCACGGTCTGCTCACGGAGTCACGGAGGAGGGATCAACGCG TTCACCAACAACAACATCCCCGCGTTCGCGTCCATCGTGGCCCACGAGCTGGGGCACAACCTGGGCATGAACCACGACGACGGGCGGGAATGCCACTGTGGAGTCCCCTTCTGCATCATGAACTCAGGAGCCAc CGGTTCGCGCAACTTCAGCAGCTGCAGTGCTGACGATTTTGAGAAAATGATCCTGAACTCGGGAGGAAACTGCCTGCTGAACATCCCGCGGCCGGACGAGGCCTACAGCGCCCCCTTCTGTGGAAACAAGCTGGTGGACgtaggagaggagtgtgacTGTGGCTCAGACAAG gagtgTGAGAAGGACCCCTGCTGTGAGGCAAAGACATGCAAGCTAAAGTCCGGGGCTCAGTGTGCCTTCGGAGCATGCTGCAAGAACTGCCAG ttcctgcctgggggggctgtgtgtaggGCCAGTAACGACGACTGCGACCTGACGGAGTACTGTAATGGCTCCTCAGCCCTCTGCCAGAACGATGTCTTCAAGCAGAACGGCCATCCCTGCCGGGACCAGAAGGCATACTGCTACAACGGAAAGTGCCAGCACTACGACGGGCAGTGCCAGGCCATCTTCGGGTCCA AGGCCAAGGCAGCTCCAGAAACATGTTTTCAAGATGTCAACTCCAAGGGAGATCGCTTTGGAAATTGTGGCTATCAGACTTACGGCTACAAGAAATGCGAGAAAAA AAACGCCATGTGTGGGAAGCTACAGTGTTCCAACGTGCAATCGGTGACGGTGTTTGGCATCGAGCCGTCCATCATCCAGACGCCCATCTCCGGGACCAAGTGCTGGGGCGTTGACTTCCTGTTGGGTTCCGACGTCCCCGACCCTGGCATGGTCAACGAGGGCACCAAGTGTAAAGAGAACCAG gtCTGTCTGAACTACGAATGCAGGAATGCAAACGTTCTCAATTACGACTGTGATGTTGAGAAGAAATGCCATGGCCATGGG GTGTGTAACAGCAACAGGAACTGTCACTGTGACAACGACTGGGCCCCACCTTTCTGTGAGGTCAAAGGTTACGGGGGCAGCATCGACAGCGGCCCAACGTGGAACG ACAAGGACACGTCCACCAGGGACGGGCTGctggtcttcttcttcctgGTTCTTCCTCTCATGGCTCTCTGCGCCTTCGTCTTCTTCAGGAGGAACGAGCTGCAGAGGCGCTTTTGCAGGAGGAAGAGGTCGCAGGGCTTCGA GGCTAATAGTCAACCTCTAGCCAATCCTGGCAGAGGCCCGCCTCCTAGAGGGAACCCCCCTCCGAGGGGTGGCAACACCAACAACATCGTCAAGGACGGG gtgGTTCAGACAAGCAGGACAGCCTCAGTTCCAGCTTATGCTGcaaggcctcctcctccacttcttgG AAGACCATCTGCTCCTTCTTCACAACTAGTGCCTCAAAGAgccgcccccccacctcctgtctAA
- the adam9a gene encoding disintegrin and metalloproteinase domain-containing protein 9 isoform X1 — protein MGITLFSHQCFQIVCLVALLNGIGDCSEGPSSSQTSQFSSYEVTVPRRVDKHRRDLDSTEAERVSYVISAQGEEHVVILEKNELLLPEDFTVYTYSEGGTLFTQRPSMQDHCQYRGYVLDQEGSSVAMSICNGLRGVLHMGNSSYGIEPLESSSANQHLWYRLEDVRSQPLVCGTPHTEHAHTDEHTHSDTHRETVSHHLRRKRAVLHKTHYVELLLVVDNERFIYMHRNQTAVRAEMVHLANFIDSMYVELNVRIVLVGLEIWSHQNPISTEGGAGEVLTRFTQWREQELVPRRRHDSAQLILNKSFGATAGMAFVGTVCSRSHGGGINAFTNNNIPAFASIVAHELGHNLGMNHDDGRECHCGVPFCIMNSGATGSRNFSSCSADDFEKMILNSGGNCLLNIPRPDEAYSAPFCGNKLVDVGEECDCGSDKECEKDPCCEAKTCKLKSGAQCAFGACCKNCQFLPGGAVCRASNDDCDLTEYCNGSSALCQNDVFKQNGHPCRDQKAYCYNGKCQHYDGQCQAIFGSKAKAAPETCFQDVNSKGDRFGNCGYQTYGYKKCEKKNAMCGKLQCSNVQSVTVFGIEPSIIQTPISGTKCWGVDFLLGSDVPDPGMVNEGTKCKENQVCLNYECRNANVLNYDCDVEKKCHGHGVCNSNRNCHCDNDWAPPFCEVKGYGGSIDSGPTWNDKDTSTRDGLLVFFFLVLPLMALCAFVFFRRNELQRRFCRRKRSQGFEANSQPLANPGRGPPPRGNPPPRGGNTNNIVKDGLHAKFLPPEEVVQTSRTASVPAYAARPPPPLLGRPSAPSSQLVPQRAAPPPPV, from the exons gtgtCCTATGTAATCAGTGCCCAAGGCGAAGAGCATGTCGTCATATTGGAGAAAAACGA ACTCCTACTTCCTGAGGACTTCACAGTGTACACCTACTCTGAGGGTGGGACGTTATTCACGCAGCGACCCTCCATGCAG GACCACTGTCAGTACCGGGGTTACGTCCTGGACCAGGAAGGCTCCTCCGTAGCCATGAGCATCTGCAACGGTCTCAG AGGCGTTCTCCATATGGGAAATTCCAGCTATGGCATCGAGCCCCTGGAGTCCTCCTCAGCCAATCAGCACCTGTGGTACCGGCTAGAGGATGTGAGGTCACAACCGCTGGTGTGTGGCACGCCTCACACTGAGCATGCTCACACTGATGAGCACacccactctgacacacacagagagactgtcAGCCACCACCTGAGG AGAAAGCGTGCTGTGCTTCACAAGACCCACTACGTGGAGCTCCTGCTGGTGGTGGACAACGAGAGG TTCATCTATATGCACAGGAACCAGACAGCTGTGAGAGCAGAGATGGTCCACTTGGCCAACTTCATTGACAGT ATGTATGTGGAGTTGAATGTGCGGATCGTGCTGGTGGGCCTGGAGATCTGGTCCCACCAGAACCCCATCAGCACCGAGGGCGGCGCGGGGGAGGTCCTGACCCGCTTCACCCAGTGGAGGGAGCAGGAGCTGGTGCCACGGCGACGACACGACAGCGCCCAGCTCATTCT GAATAAGAGTTTTGGAGCGACAGCAGGCATGGCGTTCGTGGGCACGGTCTGCTCACGGAGTCACGGAGGAGGGATCAACGCG TTCACCAACAACAACATCCCCGCGTTCGCGTCCATCGTGGCCCACGAGCTGGGGCACAACCTGGGCATGAACCACGACGACGGGCGGGAATGCCACTGTGGAGTCCCCTTCTGCATCATGAACTCAGGAGCCAc CGGTTCGCGCAACTTCAGCAGCTGCAGTGCTGACGATTTTGAGAAAATGATCCTGAACTCGGGAGGAAACTGCCTGCTGAACATCCCGCGGCCGGACGAGGCCTACAGCGCCCCCTTCTGTGGAAACAAGCTGGTGGACgtaggagaggagtgtgacTGTGGCTCAGACAAG gagtgTGAGAAGGACCCCTGCTGTGAGGCAAAGACATGCAAGCTAAAGTCCGGGGCTCAGTGTGCCTTCGGAGCATGCTGCAAGAACTGCCAG ttcctgcctgggggggctgtgtgtaggGCCAGTAACGACGACTGCGACCTGACGGAGTACTGTAATGGCTCCTCAGCCCTCTGCCAGAACGATGTCTTCAAGCAGAACGGCCATCCCTGCCGGGACCAGAAGGCATACTGCTACAACGGAAAGTGCCAGCACTACGACGGGCAGTGCCAGGCCATCTTCGGGTCCA AGGCCAAGGCAGCTCCAGAAACATGTTTTCAAGATGTCAACTCCAAGGGAGATCGCTTTGGAAATTGTGGCTATCAGACTTACGGCTACAAGAAATGCGAGAAAAA AAACGCCATGTGTGGGAAGCTACAGTGTTCCAACGTGCAATCGGTGACGGTGTTTGGCATCGAGCCGTCCATCATCCAGACGCCCATCTCCGGGACCAAGTGCTGGGGCGTTGACTTCCTGTTGGGTTCCGACGTCCCCGACCCTGGCATGGTCAACGAGGGCACCAAGTGTAAAGAGAACCAG gtCTGTCTGAACTACGAATGCAGGAATGCAAACGTTCTCAATTACGACTGTGATGTTGAGAAGAAATGCCATGGCCATGGG GTGTGTAACAGCAACAGGAACTGTCACTGTGACAACGACTGGGCCCCACCTTTCTGTGAGGTCAAAGGTTACGGGGGCAGCATCGACAGCGGCCCAACGTGGAACG ACAAGGACACGTCCACCAGGGACGGGCTGctggtcttcttcttcctgGTTCTTCCTCTCATGGCTCTCTGCGCCTTCGTCTTCTTCAGGAGGAACGAGCTGCAGAGGCGCTTTTGCAGGAGGAAGAGGTCGCAGGGCTTCGA GGCTAATAGTCAACCTCTAGCCAATCCTGGCAGAGGCCCGCCTCCTAGAGGGAACCCCCCTCCGAGGGGTGGCAACACCAACAACATCGTCAAGGACGGG CTTCATGCCAAGTTTTTACCACCCGAGGAG gtgGTTCAGACAAGCAGGACAGCCTCAGTTCCAGCTTATGCTGcaaggcctcctcctccacttcttgG AAGACCATCTGCTCCTTCTTCACAACTAGTGCCTCAAAGAgccgcccccccacctcctgtctAA